In Candidatus Kaistella beijingensis, a genomic segment contains:
- the rpsT gene encoding 30S ribosomal protein S20, translating to MANHKSALKRIRQNEKKRLRNRYYHKTARTALKVLRNEEDKKVATEQLPKVISLLDKLVKKNIIHKNKAANLKSKLTKHVNKLA from the coding sequence ATGGCAAATCATAAATCAGCGCTGAAAAGAATCAGACAAAACGAGAAAAAAAGATTAAGAAACCGATACTATCATAAGACTGCAAGAACAGCTTTGAAAGTATTGAGAAATGAGGAGGACAAGAAAGTTGCGACTGAGCAATTGCCAAAAGTAATCTCTTTGTTGGATAAATTGGTGAAGAAAAACATCATCCATAAAAACAAAGCGGCTAACTTAAAAAGCAAATTAACTAAGCACGTTAACAAACTGGCTTAA
- a CDS encoding COG1361 family protein yields MLFIKESNDALLQHINIEKEQEIILNGIPTSMSGYVQLSNSLNETVKVRSIALTDNTKKAEKTDLSISWKLLPGEKKLQQLNIQLPPDTAPGEYDRYLDIGGKKQKVKLIVQPNIEINIFPKNFTLQNTAPGTNHTIIFTLVNAGNLPFQIPEIKHIAALDMDFICRAFGFAFRDAKSSSFNDTLNSVTENIRKNLADWLSAKVREAGTIINPGESTLCHIDFTVPKNADRKNDYSGNIRFWDQDLSFVIKSHIETKIKTKS; encoded by the coding sequence ATGTTATTCATCAAAGAAAGCAATGACGCTTTGTTGCAACATATCAACATTGAGAAAGAGCAGGAAATAATTTTAAACGGAATCCCAACTTCAATGTCGGGTTATGTCCAATTAAGCAATTCCTTGAATGAAACGGTGAAAGTAAGGAGTATCGCACTCACCGACAACACCAAAAAAGCAGAAAAAACGGATTTAAGTATCAGTTGGAAACTTTTGCCCGGCGAAAAAAAATTACAGCAATTAAACATTCAACTCCCGCCCGATACTGCACCCGGAGAATATGACCGGTATTTGGACATCGGCGGTAAAAAACAGAAGGTGAAATTGATCGTTCAACCTAACATCGAAATCAATATTTTCCCGAAAAATTTTACGTTGCAGAATACGGCGCCGGGAACCAATCACACCATCATCTTCACTTTGGTGAACGCTGGAAATTTACCTTTTCAAATTCCGGAAATCAAACACATTGCGGCGTTAGATATGGATTTTATCTGTCGTGCTTTTGGTTTTGCTTTTCGAGACGCAAAGTCCTCCAGCTTTAATGACACCTTGAATTCGGTAACTGAAAACATCAGAAAGAATTTAGCAGATTGGCTTTCTGCAAAAGTAAGGGAAGCCGGTACCATTATCAATCCTGGAGAAAGTACGCTTTGCCACATCGACTTTACAGTGCCAAAAAATGCAGACCGCAAAAACGATTACAGCGGAAATATCCGTTTTTGGGACCAGGATTTATCCTTTGTAATTAAATCTCATATTGAAACAAAAATAAAAACTAAATCATGA
- a CDS encoding polyprenyl synthetase family protein: MNSTMMKDMLQEYGEYTLSGINQFIPDKEPKAYLYDLMHDYPNRGGKGFRPGLCIATCKTFGGKQEDAKLSAITLELLHNAFLIHDDVEDESYNRRNKPSMHQLTGKAIAINVGDAMNALGLYPLFQNKFRLGEKLSEKIFLEVQHLVTESTEGQALELGWRLDNRIDLNESDYFRMILKKTCWYTCMHPIRIGAIIGTKGYVKPEKFDRLGFFMGAAFQIQDDILNLIADEHQYGKEIGGDIIEGKRTLMLIHLMENANNKELSFIKSFLSQPIPQRRNDEAAKVFQLMQKYKSIDHAKETSKYLAGAALKEFYTHFAQLPDSKDKSFLESIILYMINRNY, translated from the coding sequence ATGAATTCTACAATGATGAAAGATATGTTGCAGGAATATGGGGAATATACGCTTTCCGGCATTAATCAGTTTATTCCCGATAAAGAGCCGAAAGCATATCTCTACGATTTGATGCACGATTATCCGAACAGAGGCGGAAAAGGTTTTCGCCCCGGTTTGTGTATCGCCACATGCAAAACTTTTGGCGGAAAACAGGAGGATGCAAAACTTTCTGCAATTACTTTGGAGCTTTTGCACAACGCGTTCCTAATCCACGATGATGTGGAAGATGAAAGTTACAACCGCCGAAACAAACCAAGCATGCACCAGTTGACCGGAAAAGCAATTGCAATCAACGTGGGTGATGCGATGAATGCTTTGGGACTTTATCCGCTTTTTCAAAATAAATTTCGTTTGGGTGAAAAACTTTCAGAGAAAATATTTTTAGAAGTTCAACATCTTGTTACAGAATCTACAGAAGGGCAAGCGTTGGAACTCGGTTGGAGGCTGGATAACAGAATCGATTTGAATGAATCCGATTATTTTCGGATGATACTGAAAAAAACTTGTTGGTACACCTGCATGCATCCAATCCGAATCGGCGCAATCATCGGAACAAAAGGGTATGTGAAACCCGAAAAATTTGACCGGCTTGGTTTCTTCATGGGAGCGGCCTTTCAAATTCAGGATGATATTTTAAACCTTATTGCTGATGAACACCAATATGGAAAAGAAATCGGTGGGGACATTATCGAGGGAAAAAGAACTTTGATGCTCATTCATTTGATGGAGAATGCAAATAATAAGGAACTCTCTTTTATAAAAAGTTTTCTTTCACAACCCATTCCTCAGCGTAGAAATGACGAAGCAGCGAAAGTTTTTCAGTTGATGCAAAAGTACAAATCCATTGACCACGCCAAAGAAACGAGCAAATATTTGGCGGGTGCTGCCTTGAAGGAATTTTATACCCATTTTGCGCAATTGCCCGACTCCAAAGACAAATCTTTTTTAGAAAGCATCATCTTATATATGATCAACAGAAATTATTGA
- a CDS encoding geranylgeranyl reductase family protein: MLKIKEKINFDCDVLVSGGGPAGSAIAYHLSKLGLRVIVAESEKFPRDKVCGDAVSPIAINELHEMGITSSNIFRKANEITKVGLFVKDDHAIVNLVLPEHLPYHARIIPRIELDNAIFETAKKVGTEFLEQTRVLKYKVLPNKVITTLQQEQKVFDITSKIIIGADGSRSVVRRLLRKETFDEDYQLVGLRAYYDEVKGPSDRMDVYFIEDNFPGIYWFFPEGESGANIGLATLSKTFPQKQQQVKKLLNDHISNNKDISARIGNGKLRHKIEGWPITFYDAKKEVTGNRVLLVGEAAGLINPLSGDGIQYALLSARWASEILKKCFEEDDFTTEKLQPYKKILDKELGYDLAFSNLIVHFPRNKSLLPIWMKAVDILVARAKNDQKFGEIIVGISEGTFPSFQALTLDFILKILLQGGISGSNYFLDMKKQPSDFIEDGSLFWKSAKQILSEISHDRRSNMEWISQIGKKIVNVSKYAIKSTKD; encoded by the coding sequence ATGTTAAAAATTAAGGAAAAAATTAATTTTGATTGCGATGTTTTGGTTTCCGGTGGCGGTCCCGCCGGAAGTGCAATTGCCTATCATCTTTCCAAATTAGGTTTAAGGGTGATAGTTGCTGAATCAGAAAAATTTCCACGCGACAAAGTTTGCGGCGATGCGGTAAGTCCCATTGCCATCAACGAACTTCATGAAATGGGAATTACCAGTTCCAATATTTTTAGAAAAGCTAACGAAATTACTAAAGTTGGGCTATTTGTAAAAGACGATCACGCCATCGTAAATCTTGTCTTACCCGAACATTTGCCGTACCATGCGAGAATCATACCCCGAATTGAATTGGACAACGCTATTTTTGAAACCGCCAAAAAAGTGGGCACAGAATTTTTGGAACAAACCCGTGTCTTAAAATATAAAGTGCTTCCGAACAAAGTAATTACCACTTTGCAGCAAGAACAAAAAGTATTCGACATTACCTCAAAAATCATCATCGGCGCAGATGGAAGTCGCTCGGTAGTCCGAAGATTGCTGCGCAAAGAAACTTTCGACGAAGATTATCAATTGGTTGGTTTGCGGGCGTATTACGACGAAGTGAAAGGGCCTTCGGACAGAATGGATGTTTATTTCATTGAGGATAATTTTCCAGGGATTTATTGGTTTTTTCCAGAAGGGGAATCAGGTGCAAACATTGGTTTGGCAACGCTTTCTAAAACTTTTCCCCAAAAGCAGCAACAAGTAAAGAAATTATTGAACGACCATATTTCTAATAATAAAGACATCTCTGCGAGAATTGGGAACGGAAAACTTCGTCATAAAATTGAAGGTTGGCCGATAACCTTTTACGACGCGAAAAAAGAAGTAACAGGAAACCGTGTTTTATTGGTAGGTGAAGCAGCCGGTTTAATTAATCCTTTAAGCGGCGATGGAATTCAGTATGCTTTGCTCAGTGCAAGATGGGCTTCGGAAATTTTGAAAAAATGTTTCGAGGAGGACGATTTTACAACCGAAAAACTTCAGCCGTACAAAAAAATTCTGGATAAAGAGTTGGGTTATGATTTGGCATTTTCGAATCTGATTGTGCATTTTCCACGAAATAAATCCTTGCTTCCTATTTGGATGAAAGCAGTTGATATTTTAGTTGCAAGGGCAAAAAATGACCAAAAATTTGGTGAAATTATTGTGGGGATTTCAGAGGGAACTTTTCCTTCATTTCAGGCGTTGACTTTGGATTTTATCTTAAAAATTTTGTTGCAGGGCGGGATTTCAGGGAGTAATTATTTTTTAGACATGAAAAAGCAGCCATCAGATTTTATAGAGGACGGAAGTTTGTTTTGGAAATCTGCTAAGCAAATTCTTTCAGAAATAAGCCACGACCGAAGAAGCAATATGGAATGGATTTCACAAATCGGAAAAAAAATCGTGAACGTGTCCAAATATGCAATAAAATCTACGAAAGACTAA
- the aroQ gene encoding type II 3-dehydroquinate dehydratase has protein sequence MKILIINGPNLNLLGTREPEIYGNISMENFLESLTKEFSQHEIQYYQSNVEGEIINRIQEDDFEALIINPGAFTHYSYAIADCLKNISKPKVEVHISNIYKREEFRQKSVTAANTDAVLSGFGLNGYKLAILSLK, from the coding sequence ATGAAAATCCTCATCATCAATGGACCCAACCTTAATCTCCTGGGAACTCGCGAACCGGAAATCTATGGAAATATTTCCATGGAAAATTTTTTGGAATCTTTAACTAAAGAATTTTCACAACATGAAATTCAGTATTACCAATCCAATGTGGAGGGAGAAATTATTAACCGAATTCAAGAAGATGATTTTGAGGCTTTGATCATTAATCCAGGTGCTTTTACTCATTATTCCTACGCCATTGCAGATTGCCTGAAAAATATTTCAAAGCCTAAAGTTGAGGTTCATATTTCTAACATTTACAAAAGAGAAGAATTCCGTCAAAAATCAGTTACCGCGGCAAATACCGATGCTGTTCTAAGTGGTTTTGGTTTGAATGGCTACAAACTCGCAATTTTAAGCCTGAAGTAA
- a CDS encoding alpha-amylase family glycosyl hydrolase: MKNSILSLFVILFGLTFFHSQTKDPRYQPKEYVQIKHPEWSKNATIYEVNLRQYTNEGTFKSFESHLQRLKKMGVDIIWLMPIHPIGEKNRKGGLGSYYSVKDFRGINPEFGTMQDFKNLVNKIHSMGMYVIIDWVGNHSAWDNPLATTHPHWYTKTRSGNFQPTPWYDWDDVIDFDYDNPDFRKYMTESLKFWVKEANIDGYRADVAGFIPVDFWENARAELDQIKPVFMLAEWESRDLYKKSFDMTYSWTLFDKLKDATTQNKGIAGLVEYLSHDVNSVPKNAYRMVFTDNHDMNSWNGTPQKNFGDGLKTSIVFTGVVNGMQLCYSGQEAGLNRSLKFFDKDPIEWKDHENEVLFSKLFHLKHENQALWNGKYGGEMIRVVNDHQDRVVSFYREKNQDAVLPIFNFSDKTVEVNLDTQYFQGKYRELFTDKNFDIKEKTMLNLEPWSYLVLVKGK; this comes from the coding sequence ATGAAAAATTCTATTCTGTCATTATTCGTAATCCTTTTCGGGCTTACTTTTTTTCATTCCCAAACCAAAGATCCGCGTTATCAACCGAAAGAATACGTTCAAATCAAACATCCTGAATGGAGCAAGAATGCAACGATTTATGAGGTGAATCTCCGTCAATATACCAACGAAGGAACTTTCAAGTCTTTCGAAAGTCATTTGCAAAGACTCAAAAAAATGGGAGTCGATATTATTTGGCTGATGCCGATTCATCCGATCGGAGAGAAAAACAGGAAAGGCGGATTGGGTAGTTATTATTCCGTAAAAGATTTTCGTGGAATTAATCCCGAGTTTGGAACGATGCAGGATTTCAAAAATTTGGTGAATAAAATTCATTCGATGGGAATGTATGTGATCATCGATTGGGTAGGAAATCATTCTGCATGGGACAATCCGCTCGCAACAACTCACCCGCATTGGTACACAAAAACACGTTCCGGAAATTTTCAGCCCACTCCATGGTACGATTGGGATGATGTGATTGATTTTGATTATGACAATCCCGATTTCAGAAAATATATGACGGAATCTCTGAAATTTTGGGTCAAAGAAGCTAATATTGATGGTTACAGAGCAGATGTTGCAGGATTTATTCCCGTTGATTTTTGGGAGAATGCAAGAGCGGAACTCGATCAAATCAAACCCGTATTTATGCTTGCAGAGTGGGAAAGCCGCGATCTGTACAAAAAATCTTTCGACATGACTTATTCATGGACTTTATTTGATAAACTAAAAGATGCAACCACACAAAATAAAGGAATTGCAGGTTTGGTGGAGTATCTTTCGCATGACGTGAATTCTGTTCCGAAAAATGCCTATAGAATGGTCTTCACCGATAATCACGACATGAATTCATGGAACGGAACGCCACAAAAAAACTTCGGTGACGGATTGAAAACATCCATTGTTTTCACGGGTGTCGTAAATGGAATGCAACTTTGTTACAGTGGTCAGGAAGCAGGTTTAAACCGAAGTTTGAAATTTTTCGACAAAGATCCAATCGAATGGAAAGATCACGAAAACGAAGTTTTGTTCAGCAAACTTTTCCATCTTAAACATGAAAACCAAGCACTTTGGAACGGAAAATATGGTGGCGAAATGATTCGGGTGGTGAATGATCATCAAGACCGAGTTGTTTCCTTTTACAGGGAAAAAAATCAAGATGCCGTTCTCCCAATATTTAATTTTTCTGATAAAACGGTTGAGGTTAATTTAGACACTCAGTACTTTCAGGGAAAATACAGGGAACTTTTCACGGATAAGAATTTCGACATCAAAGAAAAAACAATGCTGAATTTGGAACCTTGGTCTTACCTGGTTCTGGTTAAAGGAAAATAG